From the genome of Eublepharis macularius isolate TG4126 chromosome 12, MPM_Emac_v1.0, whole genome shotgun sequence, one region includes:
- the LOC129339796 gene encoding olfactory receptor 10G4-like, giving the protein MKTPNLTAGIQFTLLGFSEILELQLLFFMLFLVIYLLTLLGNLLILLTVRSSPQLHSPMYYFLCELSLLDMLYSSATVPKMLTDFLTGSKAISYKGCVVQLYAFHFFGGTECFLLTIMAYDRYVAICNPLHYAGIMNKITCAKLVAGTCLVGSLHSTLQTVLTFRLPYCGPFKLDHYFCDVPPLLKVACAETTLNETIVRVNIGVVALSSFALILGSYIRIVTTILKMRSEEGKKKAFSTCASHLTVVILLYGPCILIYLQPATSHPILKGVSIFYTSVTPALNPIIYALRNEEIKKATRKLIFNKICS; this is encoded by the coding sequence ATGAAGACACCTAACCTCACTGCTGGGATTCAATTCACTCTTCTGGGGTTTTCTGAAATTCTGGAGCTCCAGCTTCTCTTTTTCATGCTCTTCCTAGTCATTTACCTGTTGACACTTCTTGGCAACCTCCTCATACTCCTCACTGTCCGTTCCAGCCCTCAGCTCCATTCCCCCATGTACTATTTTCTTTGTGAGCTGTCCCTCTTGGACATGTTGTATTCCAGTGCTACCGTGCCCAAGATGCTGACGGATTTCCTCACGGGATCAAAAGCCATTTCTTATAAGGGCTGTGTAGTTCAGCTCTACGCCTTTCACTTCTTTGGGGGCACTGAGTGCTTTCTGCTAACCATCATGGCGTATGACCGGTACGTGGCCATATGCAACCCCCTCCACTATGCTGGGATCATGAACAAGATAACTTGTGCCAAGCTGGTGGCTGGAACATGTCTGGTGGGCTCTCTCCATTCTACTCTTCAGACAGTTCTAACGTTCCGTCTCCCTTACTGTGGCCCTTTCAAACTTGACCACTATTTCTGTGACGTTCCACCTTTACTGAAGGTGGCCTGTGCAGAAACCACTCTGAATGAAACTATCGTCAGGGTAAACATTGGCGTCGTAGCCTTGAGCAGTTTTGCGCTGATCCTGGGTTCCTACATCCGCATCGTCACCACCATTCTCAAGATGCGCTCtgaggaagggaagaagaagGCCTTCTCCACTTGTGCTTCCCACCTCACCGTGGTCATCCTCCTCTACGGCCCTTGCATCCTCATTTACTTGCAACCAGCCACCAGCCACCCAATATTGAAAGGCGTGTCCATTTTTTATACATCCGTGACTCCTGCCCTGAATCCTATCATCTATGCTTTGAGAAATGAAGAGATCAAGAAGGCCACGAGGAAACTTATTTTCAACAAGATCTGTTCATGA
- the LOC129340232 gene encoding olfactory receptor 10G6-like: MECPNQTAPAAFIISGFPFPKELQVPLLLFFVLMYILTLCGNSLIVWVVASDVHLHKPMYWFLCHLSILDMAFSSIVVPRVIAGFIPGGKIISFGECMCQVFFLHFLGCTESLLYTVMAYDRFIAICKPLHYSNIMNWRTCLILSLGTMMGGCLNSTLETTLTFRLPYGWRNRIDYVFCDIPALLKLACADTTLNEMVILVDVGLVAMTCFILILTSYVYIVAAILRISSSEGRRRAFSTCTAHITVVVIYYVPVVFHYLRPASQDSIDGVVSMFYTTITPFLNPVIYTLRNKEMKTALSKLWAGNPPE; this comes from the coding sequence ATGGAGTGTCCAAATCAAACAGCGCCAGCTGCATTCATCATCTCTGGCTTCCCATTCCCAAAAGAACTGCAGGTTCCTTTGTTGCTCTTCTTCGTACTTATGTATATTCTGACTCTCTGTGGAAATTCCCTGATTGTCTGGGTGGTGGCATCTGACGTTCATTTGCACAAACCCATGTACTGGTTCCTATGCCATTTGTCCATCCTAGATATGGCTTTCTCCTCCATTGTTGTTCCCAGAGTGATTGCAGGATTCATTCCTGGTGGGAAAATCATCTCTTTTGGAGAATGTATGTGTCAGGTGTTCTTTCTGCATTTCCTTGGATGTACAGAAAGTCTCCTTTACACTGTGATGGCTTATGACCGCTTCATTGCTATATGCAAGCCCCTCCACTACAGCAATATCATGAATTGGAGAACCTGCCTCATCCTCTCTTTGGGTACAATGATGGGAGGCTGCCTGAACTCAACGTTAGAGACAACCCTCACCTTTCGACTGCCCTATGGATGGAGAAACCGTATTGACTATGTCTTTTGTGACATCCCTGCTCTTCTGAAACTGGCTTGTGCAGACACAACTCTCAATGAGATGGTGATCTTGGTGGATGTCGGCTTGGTAGCCATGACCTGCTTCATCCTTATCCTGACCTCTTATGTGTatattgtggcagccattttgaggatCAGCAGCAGTGAAGGGCGTCGCCGGGCCTTCTCCACTTGCACGGCCCACATTACTGTGGTGGTTATATATTATGTGCCAGTTGTTTTCCATTATCTCAGGCCTGCCTCTCAGGACTCTATAGATGGCGTGGTGAGCATGTTTTATACCACCATAACCCCGTTTCTGAATCCTGTCATATACACACTCAGGAATAAAGAGATGAAGACCGCTCTTTCGAAACTGTGGGCTGGGAATCCTCCTGAGTAA